One part of the Streptomyces sp. NBC_00286 genome encodes these proteins:
- a CDS encoding PQQ-dependent sugar dehydrogenase translates to MHPHVRNRNTRSHTRRPRLRGALALLSGLLLAGASLGLTAPAAGAAVADPGGTPAAAEPAAEPKAEDFQQVTLAKGEPETGEPMSLAVLPDRSVLHTSRDGELRITDAAGTTKLAGKLDVYAHDEEGLQGIGVDPDFADNRFIYLYYAPPMNTPAGDAPETGTAADFAPFDGVNRLSRFVLNADGTLDKASETKILDVPATRGICCHVGGDIDFDAAGNLYLSTGDDSNPFQSDGFTPIDERANRNPAFDAQRTAGNTNDLRGKILRIKVNADGSYAIPDGNLFAPGTDKTRPEIYAMGLRNPFRFSVDKETGILYVGEYGPDAGAADPARGPAGQVEFARITEPGNFGWPYCTGDNDAYVDYDFATGASGAAFDCAAPKNTSPNNTGLTDLPPAQPAWIPYDGASVPEFGDGSESPMGGPVYHYDPNLDSPVKFPEAYDGDFFAGEFGRRWIKRITSDADGTVQAINDIPWTGTQVMDMAFGPDGALYVLDYGLAWFGGDENSALYRIENATDGHSPVAQAAADRTSGQAPLKVKFSSAGTSDADGDSLTYSWDFGDGGKSTSANPTHKYRKNGTYTATLTAKDPGGRTGSSSVQVVVGNTAPKVTLELPRDGQLFSFGDAVPFKVKVTDPEDGTIDCAKVKVTFILGHDSHGHPVTSANGCTGTIQTSADGGHDEDANIFGVFDAEYTDGGGGGQEALTSHDQGVVQPKHRQAEHFGKASGTKVQTRATAHGGETVGDINNGDWISFEPYVLSNAKKLTARVASEGAGGKLEIRAGSPKGRLLGTATVPVTGGSEKYQDVSTSLKGAPRGTTTLYLVFKGRGTGALYEVDDFTFTTG, encoded by the coding sequence GTGCACCCGCATGTCAGAAACAGGAACACCAGAAGCCACACCAGACGCCCGAGACTTCGTGGGGCCCTCGCGTTGCTGAGCGGTCTGCTGCTCGCGGGCGCCTCACTCGGCCTCACCGCCCCAGCGGCGGGCGCGGCCGTCGCCGACCCGGGTGGCACCCCGGCGGCTGCTGAGCCCGCGGCCGAGCCCAAGGCCGAGGACTTCCAGCAGGTCACCCTCGCCAAGGGCGAACCCGAGACCGGTGAGCCCATGTCGCTCGCCGTCCTCCCGGACCGCTCGGTCCTGCACACCTCGCGCGACGGGGAGCTGCGGATCACCGACGCCGCGGGCACCACGAAGCTCGCGGGCAAACTCGACGTGTACGCGCACGACGAGGAAGGCCTGCAGGGCATCGGCGTCGACCCCGACTTCGCCGACAACCGCTTCATCTACCTTTACTACGCCCCGCCGATGAACACCCCGGCGGGCGACGCCCCCGAGACGGGCACCGCCGCCGACTTCGCGCCCTTCGACGGCGTCAACCGGCTCTCCCGCTTCGTCCTCAACGCCGACGGCACCCTCGACAAGGCCAGCGAGACGAAGATCCTCGACGTCCCGGCGACCCGCGGCATCTGCTGCCACGTCGGCGGCGACATCGACTTCGACGCGGCGGGGAACCTGTATCTGTCGACCGGCGACGACTCCAACCCGTTCCAGTCTGACGGCTTCACCCCCATCGACGAGCGCGCGAACCGCAACCCGGCCTTCGACGCCCAGCGCACGGCCGGCAACACCAACGACCTGCGCGGCAAGATCCTCCGCATCAAGGTGAACGCCGACGGCTCCTACGCCATCCCCGACGGCAACCTCTTCGCCCCCGGCACGGACAAGACGCGCCCCGAGATCTACGCGATGGGCCTGCGCAACCCGTTCCGCTTCAGCGTCGACAAGGAGACGGGGATTCTGTACGTGGGTGAGTACGGCCCCGACGCAGGAGCCGCCGACCCGGCCCGTGGTCCCGCAGGCCAGGTCGAGTTCGCCCGCATCACCGAGCCCGGCAACTTCGGCTGGCCGTACTGCACCGGCGACAACGACGCCTACGTCGACTACGACTTCGCAACCGGCGCTTCCGGAGCGGCATTCGACTGCGCCGCCCCCAAGAACACCTCGCCGAACAACACCGGCCTGACCGACCTGCCTCCGGCGCAGCCCGCGTGGATCCCGTACGACGGCGCGTCCGTCCCGGAATTCGGTGACGGCTCCGAGTCCCCGATGGGCGGCCCGGTCTACCACTACGACCCGAACCTCGACTCGCCGGTCAAATTCCCCGAGGCATACGACGGGGACTTCTTCGCCGGGGAGTTCGGCCGCCGCTGGATCAAGCGGATCACCTCGGACGCCGACGGCACCGTGCAGGCCATCAACGACATACCGTGGACCGGCACCCAGGTGATGGACATGGCCTTCGGCCCGGACGGCGCGCTGTACGTCCTCGACTACGGCCTGGCCTGGTTCGGCGGCGACGAGAACTCCGCGCTGTACCGGATCGAGAACGCCACCGACGGACACTCACCCGTGGCACAGGCCGCGGCCGACCGTACGTCAGGACAGGCACCGCTGAAGGTGAAGTTCTCCTCCGCCGGCACCAGTGACGCCGACGGCGACTCCCTCACGTACAGCTGGGACTTCGGCGACGGCGGCAAGTCCACGTCGGCGAACCCCACGCACAAGTACAGGAAGAACGGGACATACACAGCGACGCTGACGGCCAAGGACCCCGGCGGCCGCACCGGCAGCTCCAGTGTGCAGGTCGTGGTGGGCAACACGGCGCCGAAGGTGACCCTGGAACTGCCGCGTGACGGGCAGCTGTTCAGCTTCGGGGACGCCGTGCCGTTCAAGGTGAAGGTCACCGATCCGGAGGACGGGACCATCGATTGTGCCAAGGTGAAGGTCACCTTCATCCTCGGCCACGACAGCCACGGTCACCCGGTGACCTCGGCGAACGGCTGCACCGGCACCATCCAGACCAGCGCCGACGGCGGCCATGACGAGGACGCGAACATCTTCGGCGTCTTCGACGCGGAGTACACCGACGGCGGTGGCGGCGGCCAGGAGGCGCTCACCAGCCACGACCAGGGCGTCGTCCAGCCCAAGCACCGCCAGGCCGAGCACTTCGGGAAGGCCTCGGGAACCAAGGTGCAGACACGTGCCACCGCGCACGGCGGTGAGACCGTCGGCGACATCAACAACGGCGACTGGATCTCCTTCGAGCCCTACGTCCTGAGCAACGCCAAGAAGCTCACGGCACGCGTCGCCTCCGAGGGCGCGGGCGGAAAGCTCGAGATCCGCGCGGGCTCGCCCAAGGGGCGTCTGCTCGGCACGGCGACCGTTCCGGTGACGGGCGGCTCGGAGAAGTACCAGGACGTCAGTACGTCCCTGAAGGGCGCACCGCGCGGGACGACCACGCTCTACCTCGTGTTCAAGGGGCGTGGCACCGGAGCGCTGTACGAGGTCGACGACTTCACGTTCACGACCGGCTGA
- a CDS encoding sugar phosphate isomerase/epimerase family protein yields MRELERGTTHGASADEPAQRRLGPLIAGQGGRVPDEGTLAGGGGESTSSASTGSSATGPVVHPLRFGYGTNGLTDLRLNDALALLADLGYTGVGLTLDHMHLDPLAPDLAARTRRVARRLDELGLSVTIETGARYVLDPWRKHGPSLLDPDPEQRARRVDLLIRAVQVATDLGAHAVHCFSGITPEDTDQETAWKRLAEPLTPVLDTATTAGIPLAIEPEPGHLLATLDDFHHLRRTLGSPDALGLTLDIGHCQCLEPLSPAECVRAAAPWLRHVQIEDMRRGLHEHLPFGDGEIDFPPVLEALATTPYQGLIVVELPRHSHAGPQLAKQSLQFLHHAAAALKAQKPGSSQDSDNSHIADGSQDLGGSQDPEGFQGPDGSQDPDSSHVPDETPIPGEGPAASEGRIP; encoded by the coding sequence ATGAGAGAACTGGAGCGCGGGACGACACACGGCGCTTCGGCGGATGAGCCCGCGCAGCGGCGGCTCGGGCCGCTGATCGCCGGGCAGGGTGGCCGCGTGCCCGACGAGGGCACGCTGGCCGGAGGTGGCGGTGAGTCCACGTCCAGCGCAAGCACCGGCTCGTCGGCGACCGGCCCTGTCGTTCACCCCCTCCGCTTCGGTTACGGCACCAACGGCCTCACCGACCTCCGCCTCAACGACGCTCTCGCCCTCCTCGCCGACCTTGGCTACACCGGCGTAGGACTGACCCTCGACCACATGCACCTGGACCCGCTCGCCCCGGACCTCGCGGCCCGCACCCGTCGAGTCGCCCGCAGGCTGGACGAACTCGGACTGAGCGTCACCATCGAGACCGGCGCACGGTACGTCCTCGACCCGTGGCGCAAGCACGGTCCGTCGCTGCTCGACCCGGATCCGGAGCAACGGGCCCGACGTGTCGACCTGTTGATCCGGGCGGTTCAGGTGGCCACCGACCTGGGCGCCCACGCCGTGCACTGCTTCAGCGGGATCACACCTGAAGACACGGACCAGGAAACCGCCTGGAAGCGCCTCGCCGAACCACTCACCCCCGTCCTCGACACCGCCACCACCGCCGGCATCCCCCTCGCCATCGAACCCGAACCCGGTCATCTCCTCGCCACCCTCGACGACTTCCACCACCTCCGCCGAACCTTGGGCAGCCCCGACGCCCTCGGTCTCACTCTCGACATCGGCCACTGCCAGTGCCTCGAACCCCTCTCACCCGCGGAGTGCGTACGCGCCGCCGCCCCCTGGCTCCGCCACGTCCAGATCGAGGACATGCGCCGCGGCCTCCATGAACACCTCCCCTTCGGCGACGGAGAGATCGACTTCCCGCCCGTACTCGAAGCCCTGGCCACCACCCCCTATCAGGGCCTGATCGTCGTCGAACTACCCCGCCACTCCCACGCCGGCCCTCAACTCGCCAAGCAATCCCTCCAGTTCCTGCACCATGCGGCCGCTGCTCTCAAGGCTCAGAAGCCCGGCAGCTCCCAGGACTCGGACAACTCCCACATCGCTGACGGGTCCCAAGACCTTGGTGGGTCCCAAGACCCTGAGGGATTCCAAGGTCCCGATGGCTCCCAAGACCCGGACAGCTCCCACGTCCCCGACGAGACCCCGATCCCCGGCGAGGGCCCCGCCGCCTCCGAAGGGAGAATCCCGTGA
- a CDS encoding inositol-3-phosphate synthase, whose product MSVEPSPSESRMSESRVPESRVGVWLIGARGSVATTVVAGCAAMTAGLHPPTGMVTETDPFSGSGLPALSSLVFGGHDTMDCPLPKRAEALAAGGVLLHGLPTAVGAELATADREIRPGGPVPGDTRDTEELVAAFAADMRDFVRRHGLARAVVVNVASTEPAPDSTELPPSSLYAAAALRAGCPYVNFTPSTGLHHPALASAAAASGLPYAGRDGKTGQTLLRSVLGPMFAQRALTVRAWSGTNLLGGGDGAALSDPAAAAAKNAGKERVLADTLAAVPEGEVHIDDVPALGDWKTAWDHIAFDGFLGTRMILQTTWQGCDSALAAPLVLDLVRLVARAQEVGLSGPLGELGFYFKDPVGDGPSALGEQYAELVGFGGRLGALGASGASGHASAPLGASGACGASGASGALGASDPPGASVAAAEFGELGAREPQEPRVPRGLSGEGR is encoded by the coding sequence ATGTCCGTCGAACCGTCCCCTTCCGAGTCACGGATGTCCGAGTCGCGGGTGCCCGAGTCACGGGTGGGCGTGTGGCTGATCGGAGCGCGCGGTTCCGTCGCCACGACCGTTGTCGCGGGCTGCGCGGCCATGACCGCGGGCCTGCATCCTCCGACGGGCATGGTCACCGAGACCGACCCCTTCTCCGGCTCCGGACTGCCGGCGTTGTCGTCCCTCGTCTTCGGCGGCCACGACACGATGGACTGCCCCCTGCCCAAGCGCGCTGAGGCACTGGCCGCCGGGGGCGTCCTGCTGCACGGCCTCCCGACAGCCGTGGGCGCCGAACTCGCCACCGCGGACCGGGAGATCAGGCCGGGCGGCCCAGTCCCCGGCGACACCCGGGACACGGAGGAACTCGTCGCCGCCTTCGCCGCGGACATGCGTGACTTCGTACGCCGCCACGGCCTCGCCCGGGCGGTGGTCGTGAACGTCGCCTCCACGGAACCGGCCCCGGACAGCACCGAACTACCCCCAAGCTCGCTCTACGCGGCCGCGGCGCTGCGGGCCGGCTGCCCGTACGTCAACTTCACCCCCTCCACGGGTCTCCACCACCCGGCGCTGGCGTCAGCCGCCGCCGCGTCCGGTCTGCCGTACGCCGGCCGTGACGGCAAAACCGGCCAGACCCTGCTGCGCTCGGTACTGGGCCCGATGTTCGCGCAGCGCGCGCTGACGGTCCGCGCCTGGTCCGGCACAAACCTGCTCGGCGGCGGAGACGGAGCGGCCCTGTCCGACCCCGCTGCCGCGGCCGCGAAGAACGCCGGCAAGGAACGCGTCCTGGCCGACACCCTCGCCGCGGTCCCCGAGGGCGAGGTCCACATCGACGACGTACCGGCCCTCGGCGACTGGAAGACCGCCTGGGACCACATCGCCTTCGACGGCTTCCTCGGCACCCGCATGATCCTCCAGACGACGTGGCAGGGCTGCGACTCCGCCCTCGCAGCGCCCCTGGTCCTGGATTTGGTGCGCTTGGTGGCACGGGCCCAGGAGGTGGGTCTGTCGGGTCCGTTGGGCGAGCTGGGCTTCTATTTCAAGGATCCGGTGGGTGACGGGCCTTCGGCGTTGGGGGAGCAGTACGCGGAACTGGTGGGGTTTGGAGGGCGGTTGGGTGCGTTGGGTGCTTCCGGTGCGTCCGGTCATGCCTCGGCTCCATTGGGTGCTTCTGGAGCCTGTGGTGCCTCGGGTGCTTCCGGTGCGTTGGGCGCTTCGGATCCACCTGGTGCGTCCGTGGCGGCGGCTGAATTCGGTGAGCTGGGCGCGCGGGAGCCGCAGGAGCCGCGGGTTCCGCGAGGGCTGTCGGGGGAGGGGCGATGA
- the eboE gene encoding metabolite traffic protein EboE, with the protein MRFRHPDGSTVHLAYCTNVHPAETFDGVLAQLRDHCEPVRRRLGRDRLGIGLWLAKDAAHALVSDPSALRRLRTELDARGLEVVTLNGFPYEGFGAEEVKYRVYKPDWADAERLEHTTALARVLAGLLPDDVTEGSISTLPLAWRTAYDDTRAVQAHTALVTLAERLDALEELTGRSIRIGLEPEPGCIVETTADAIAPLTAIGHDRIGVCVDTCHLATSFEDPHTALDALATARVPIIKSQLSAALHAEHPHLPEVREALSAFDEPRFLHQTRVTATAAGLVGTDDLGEALKGDALPDTSPWRAHFHVPLHAAPAAPLSSTLPVLKDVLTRLVGGPHPLTRHLEVETYTWQTLPAELRPRSRPQLADGIAAELTLARDLLTDLGLKELP; encoded by the coding sequence ATGCGCTTCCGACACCCCGACGGCTCGACCGTCCACCTCGCCTATTGCACCAACGTCCACCCGGCCGAGACGTTCGACGGCGTCCTCGCCCAACTCCGCGACCACTGCGAACCCGTACGCCGGCGCCTCGGCCGCGACCGCCTCGGCATCGGCCTGTGGCTGGCCAAGGACGCCGCTCACGCCCTCGTGAGCGACCCGTCCGCCCTGCGCAGGCTGCGCACCGAGCTCGATGCCCGGGGCCTTGAGGTCGTCACCCTCAACGGCTTCCCGTACGAAGGCTTCGGCGCCGAAGAGGTCAAGTACCGCGTGTACAAGCCGGACTGGGCCGACGCCGAGCGTCTCGAGCACACCACCGCCCTGGCCCGTGTCCTTGCCGGCCTGCTGCCCGACGACGTCACCGAAGGCAGCATCTCCACCCTGCCGCTCGCCTGGCGCACCGCCTATGACGACACCCGTGCCGTCCAGGCACACACGGCCCTCGTCACCTTGGCCGAACGCCTCGACGCCCTGGAGGAGTTGACCGGCCGCTCCATCCGCATCGGCCTCGAGCCGGAGCCCGGCTGCATCGTCGAAACCACCGCTGATGCCATCGCCCCGCTCACCGCGATCGGTCACGACCGCATCGGGGTCTGTGTCGACACCTGTCATCTCGCCACCTCCTTCGAAGATCCGCACACTGCCCTGGACGCGCTGGCCACCGCCCGCGTCCCCATCATCAAGTCGCAGCTCTCAGCCGCTCTGCACGCCGAACACCCCCACCTTCCCGAAGTACGCGAGGCCCTCTCCGCCTTCGACGAGCCCCGCTTCCTGCACCAGACCCGCGTCACTGCCACCGCAGCTGGCCTCGTCGGCACCGACGACCTCGGTGAAGCTCTCAAGGGCGACGCTTTGCCCGACACGTCCCCGTGGCGCGCCCACTTCCACGTCCCGTTGCACGCGGCGCCTGCCGCGCCCCTCTCTTCCACGCTGCCCGTACTCAAGGACGTACTGACCCGGCTGGTGGGCGGCCCGCACCCGCTCACCCGTCATCTGGAAGTCGAGACCTACACCTGGCAGACCCTCCCGGCCGAGTTGCGCCCACGCAGCCGCCCCCAGCTCGCGGACGGAATCGCCGCCGAACTCACCCTCGCCCGCGACCTGTTGACGGACCTCGGCTTGAAGGAGCTGCCGTGA
- a CDS encoding sugar phosphate isomerase/epimerase family protein, whose product MSRSSRTAITAVTSKNDDPELTHRLSRRGMLGVAAGATAAALLGTAATPAAAAEAGRGRPVLPPGRLGIQLYSLRDKVSTLGFAPVFAELKKYGYDEVEFAGYTQGSAGPITLAQLKRLARDHGLNPIGSHVGYYSSDPNAYTFAQNLNKVLDDAQALGLKHIGTASNPFRYGSTVDAWKRAAEEFNTYGAAARARGMKFYQHNHSEEFSFATDKPNVRLYDVLLAETDPKLVYLEMDIYWAYVGQFRFSKRVDGTPAPFEPLDYVLKRPNRYPLFHVKDGVSDPSNPFGYQMTDVGDGDIDYKRFISGVTRLKGHRLAHHWQAEHDNPAESFTFARRSSEHLHSLREKC is encoded by the coding sequence ATGAGCCGCTCCAGCCGCACCGCCATCACGGCCGTCACCAGCAAGAACGACGATCCCGAACTCACCCACCGCCTCAGCAGAAGAGGCATGCTCGGCGTGGCCGCGGGCGCCACCGCCGCAGCCCTGCTCGGCACCGCCGCCACCCCCGCCGCGGCCGCCGAAGCGGGCCGGGGCCGCCCCGTCCTGCCGCCCGGCCGGCTCGGCATCCAGCTCTACAGCCTCCGCGACAAGGTCTCCACGCTCGGCTTCGCTCCCGTCTTCGCCGAGTTGAAGAAGTACGGGTACGACGAGGTCGAGTTCGCCGGATACACCCAGGGCTCGGCGGGACCCATCACACTTGCCCAGCTCAAGCGGCTGGCCCGCGACCACGGCCTGAACCCCATCGGCAGCCACGTCGGCTACTACTCCAGCGACCCGAACGCGTACACCTTCGCGCAGAACCTCAACAAGGTCCTCGACGACGCCCAGGCTCTCGGTCTCAAGCACATCGGCACCGCGTCGAACCCGTTCCGCTACGGCTCGACCGTCGACGCGTGGAAACGCGCCGCCGAGGAGTTCAACACCTACGGTGCGGCGGCGAGGGCGCGCGGCATGAAGTTCTACCAGCACAACCACTCGGAGGAGTTCTCCTTCGCCACCGACAAGCCGAACGTCCGCCTCTACGACGTGCTGCTCGCCGAGACCGACCCGAAGCTCGTCTACCTGGAGATGGACATCTACTGGGCCTACGTGGGCCAGTTCCGTTTCTCCAAGCGGGTCGACGGCACACCGGCGCCCTTCGAGCCCCTCGACTACGTACTCAAGCGCCCCAACCGCTACCCGCTCTTCCACGTGAAGGACGGCGTCAGCGACCCGTCGAACCCCTTCGGCTACCAAATGACCGACGTCGGCGACGGCGACATCGACTACAAGCGCTTCATCTCCGGCGTCACGCGCCTGAAGGGCCACCGCCTCGCCCACCACTGGCAGGCCGAACACGACAACCCCGCCGAGTCGTTCACCTTCGCCCGCCGCTCGAGCGAGCATCTGCACTCCCTGCGCGAGAAGTGCTGA
- a CDS encoding TatD family hydrolase produces MRIFDPHIHMTSRTTDDYEAMYTAGVRAVVEPSFWLGQPRTSPASFLDYFDSLLGWEPFRAAQYGIAHHCTLALNPKEANDLRCVPVLDELPRYLVKDQVVAVGEIGYDSMTPAEDSALAHQLQLAADHALPALVHTPHRDKLAGLRRTLDVVRESALPPDRVLVDHLNETTVKEAKDGGCWLGFSVYPDTKMDEERMVAVLREYGPEKVLVNSAADWGRSDPLKTRKVGDAMLEAGFTEDDIDQVLWRNPVAFYGLSGRLTLDVAATDATHEGNSILRGTPVTDAATSEA; encoded by the coding sequence ATGCGCATCTTCGACCCCCACATTCATATGACGTCACGGACCACCGACGACTACGAGGCCATGTACACGGCCGGCGTGCGAGCGGTTGTCGAGCCCTCCTTCTGGCTCGGCCAGCCCCGCACCTCACCCGCCTCCTTCCTCGACTACTTCGACTCACTTCTGGGCTGGGAGCCCTTCCGCGCCGCCCAGTACGGCATCGCCCACCACTGCACGCTCGCCCTCAACCCCAAGGAGGCGAACGATCTCCGCTGTGTGCCCGTCCTCGACGAACTGCCCCGGTATCTCGTCAAGGACCAGGTCGTGGCCGTCGGCGAGATCGGCTACGACTCGATGACCCCCGCCGAGGACAGCGCACTGGCGCACCAGCTCCAGCTTGCCGCCGACCATGCGCTGCCCGCCCTCGTCCACACCCCGCACCGAGACAAGCTGGCGGGCCTGCGCCGCACCCTCGACGTCGTCAGGGAGTCCGCGTTGCCCCCGGACCGGGTGCTCGTCGACCACCTCAACGAGACCACGGTCAAGGAGGCCAAGGACGGCGGCTGCTGGCTCGGGTTCTCCGTCTATCCGGACACCAAGATGGACGAGGAACGGATGGTCGCGGTGCTGCGGGAGTACGGGCCCGAGAAGGTCCTGGTCAACTCCGCGGCCGACTGGGGAAGAAGCGACCCCCTCAAGACCCGCAAGGTCGGCGACGCCATGCTCGAGGCAGGTTTCACCGAGGACGACATCGACCAGGTGCTGTGGCGCAACCCCGTCGCCTTCTACGGACTCAGCGGCCGGCTCACCCTCGACGTCGCCGCCACGGACGCCACCCATGAGGGCAACTCCATCCTCCGCGGCACCCCGGTCACCGACGCGGCCACCTCGGAGGCGTAA
- a CDS encoding EboA domain-containing protein encodes MNHLHNAAAPSPTAPSPTAPPPATPELTEAVAALRARLNSQLDATARAWLDRALDEAAAHPGSHGPISAWELRIAEAGRRCGPEHADAARVLLLHAAQADADTLARVYRQGTAAERRAVLHALPDLVPGPDALPIVEDALRTNDTRLLAAAVGPYAARHLDAHNWRHAVLKCLFTGVPIDTVADLPRRARADFELARMLGDYADERSAAGRPVPEDLYRVLALTEPGSDVPTASATSDHPGTPSGKES; translated from the coding sequence GTGAACCACCTCCACAACGCCGCCGCTCCTTCTCCCACCGCTCCTTCTCCCACCGCTCCTCCTCCCGCCACGCCGGAGCTGACGGAAGCCGTCGCCGCCCTGCGCGCCCGCCTGAACTCCCAGCTGGACGCCACTGCCCGCGCCTGGCTGGACCGTGCCCTGGACGAGGCGGCGGCCCACCCAGGCAGTCACGGGCCCATCTCCGCCTGGGAGTTGCGCATCGCCGAAGCCGGTCGCCGTTGCGGACCCGAACACGCCGACGCCGCCCGCGTCCTCCTCCTGCATGCGGCTCAGGCCGATGCCGACACCCTGGCCCGCGTCTACCGCCAGGGCACCGCCGCCGAACGCCGCGCCGTCCTGCACGCCCTCCCCGACCTCGTACCGGGCCCCGACGCCCTGCCGATCGTCGAGGACGCCCTGCGCACCAACGACACCCGGCTCCTGGCCGCGGCCGTCGGCCCGTACGCCGCCCGGCATCTGGATGCCCACAACTGGCGGCACGCGGTCCTGAAGTGCCTGTTCACCGGCGTCCCCATCGACACGGTGGCCGACCTGCCCCGCCGAGCCCGCGCCGACTTCGAACTGGCCCGCATGCTCGGCGATTACGCCGACGAACGCTCCGCTGCGGGCCGTCCCGTGCCCGAGGACCTGTACCGCGTCCTGGCCCTGACCGAGCCCGGGAGCGATGTGCCGACCGCTTCGGCAACGTCGGATCACCCCGGCACCCCGTCCGGCAAGGAGTCCTGA
- a CDS encoding ThuA domain-containing protein, whose translation MRATGRTVTALLGAALLIGCVSGPAASKGPEGPDGQQAESKEADVKGRADGRVLVFSKTAGFRHDSIPEGIAAVKDLGAANGFAVDATENGAAFTSRNLAKYDAVVFLSTTGDVLNAGQQKAFEGYIQRGGGYVGIHAAADTEYDWSFYGGLVGAYFKSHPAIQAARIEVEDHAHPATAHLPESWKRTDEWYDYRSNPRERTHVLASLDESSYTGGTMNGDHPIAWCQNYQGGRAFYTGVGHTKESYADPAVRQHLLGGLRWAIGAAEADCRPENGYRQLFDGTEASLSAWKQAGPGSFTLGDDGTLTSVGGLGMLWYGASGFGSYSLKLDWKMASASGDDNSGVFVGFPASDDPWSAVNNGYEIQIDATDAPDRTTGAVYSFQSADIKKRDRALNPPGEWNTYEIRVEGERLRVYLNGVKINDFTNTDPVRSLRDGHIGIQNHGAEDQVSFRDIRIKELPARSAAQGD comes from the coding sequence ATGCGAGCAACAGGCAGAACGGTGACCGCGCTGTTGGGCGCCGCCCTGCTCATCGGGTGTGTGTCGGGGCCGGCCGCGTCCAAGGGGCCTGAAGGGCCTGATGGGCAGCAGGCTGAGTCGAAGGAGGCTGACGTCAAGGGTCGTGCGGACGGCCGGGTGCTGGTGTTCTCCAAGACCGCCGGGTTCCGGCACGACTCCATCCCGGAGGGGATCGCCGCGGTGAAGGACCTCGGCGCCGCGAACGGATTCGCCGTGGACGCGACGGAGAACGGGGCAGCCTTCACGTCCCGCAACCTCGCCAAGTACGACGCCGTCGTGTTCCTGTCCACCACCGGCGATGTGCTCAACGCGGGCCAGCAGAAGGCCTTCGAGGGCTACATCCAGCGCGGGGGCGGCTACGTGGGCATCCACGCCGCCGCCGACACCGAGTACGACTGGTCCTTCTACGGCGGCCTGGTGGGCGCCTACTTCAAGTCGCACCCGGCGATCCAGGCCGCACGGATCGAGGTCGAGGACCATGCGCATCCGGCCACCGCGCATCTCCCGGAGTCCTGGAAGCGTACGGACGAGTGGTACGACTACCGCTCCAACCCCCGGGAACGCACCCATGTCCTGGCCTCGCTCGACGAGTCGTCGTACACCGGCGGCACGATGAACGGCGATCATCCGATTGCGTGGTGCCAGAACTATCAGGGCGGCCGCGCCTTCTACACCGGCGTCGGCCACACCAAGGAGTCGTACGCCGACCCCGCCGTCCGGCAGCACCTGCTGGGCGGACTCCGCTGGGCGATCGGGGCCGCGGAGGCCGACTGCCGTCCGGAGAACGGTTACCGGCAGCTCTTCGACGGCACTGAGGCGTCACTCTCCGCCTGGAAGCAGGCGGGGCCGGGCTCGTTCACGCTGGGTGACGACGGCACGCTGACGTCGGTGGGTGGCCTGGGCATGCTCTGGTACGGCGCCTCGGGGTTCGGTTCGTACTCGCTGAAGCTCGACTGGAAGATGGCGAGTGCCTCCGGTGACGACAACTCCGGTGTCTTCGTGGGCTTCCCGGCCTCCGACGATCCCTGGTCTGCCGTCAACAACGGGTACGAGATCCAGATCGACGCGACCGACGCCCCCGATCGCACCACTGGGGCCGTGTACAGCTTCCAGTCCGCCGACATCAAGAAGCGCGACCGTGCGCTGAACCCGCCGGGGGAGTGGAACACGTACGAGATCCGTGTGGAGGGCGAACGGCTCCGCGTCTATCTCAACGGCGTGAAGATCAACGATTTCACCAACACCGATCCGGTGCGCAGCCTGCGCGACGGTCATATCGGCATCCAGAACCACGGTGCCGAAGACCAGGTGTCCTTCCGCGACATCCGGATCAAGGAACTGCCCGCGCGATCTGCTGCGCAGGGCGATTGA